A segment of the Ipomoea triloba cultivar NCNSP0323 chromosome 1, ASM357664v1 genome:
tttaatatcAATTTCAGTTTTGCGGGATTAGTTCTAAGTCTACAAGACCCTCGCTCCTACAGCCACTACATAGTTAAATCGCGAgagtgttttttattttttattttttgtatgtttATCAGTTTGTctttgatcatttttttttgggtcaaattgACAAAGTAATCTTATTGAACTTTTATGgcaattctttaaaaaattaaatttatcaaaatttgtaaatagttattttattaAACCTGTACATAAGGAAAGCGACGTGACGAACATTATAACATAGAAAAACAGGAAAGTTAAAAGAAGACAACtaatatgaaatatttaaaattatatttattcaatttataGGAATGATCAAGTTGCTGTGGTGGATGAGTGGATCACTGGATCTTGTGGCATTTAGTTGAAAATGAATATCATCATATATTAAAAATCCAATTGaaattcataaaaaatttaaggttaagtaaaaaatcaaattaaaatatcgACATCAAAgaaaaattacggagtataatctAAACTTTACTAGACTTGCACGTAATAATCTAGAATggataattacggagtataatctAAACTTTACTAGACTTGCACGTAATAATCTAGAATGGATAATTGGATGGATATAGAAAATAAAGTCTAATCCGAAGGCATAAACCGACGTGTTTGGAGGGGGATGGTGTGGAGTTCGTGCCTTGTTGGTATTCGGTCAATTGCCTGACAGAAAGACCAACCATGAATGATGcggtaaaatactaaaatcccTTGAAGAAACTCCTAGTGCGCGCTTTTTGGTGGTTGATTGAGCTTTACTGTTGATTTAATGGCAGGAAGAGGTGTCACAGCTTGATTACTCTCAGGATGTGGGAGACAATGGAGCTTATTACACGGTGGATGAAGCACTGTCGGCGGCGGGGTTTGGGAAATTTCAGTTCTTGGTGCTTGCTTATGCGGGGCTCGGTGCGGTGGTGGACGCAATGGAGGTGATGATCCTCTCCTTCATTGGCCCCTCCGTGAAGTCCGTCTGGGGACTTTCCTCCGCCCAGGAAAGTCTCATCACCACTGTTGTTTTCGCCGGCATGTTAGTAGGAGCTTATTTCTGGGGCATCGTTGCTGATAATTGTGGAAGAAGGCTAGCTTCCTCTTTACTCTGATTTTACTTTCCCTCTTCTTTTGCTTTACTTCAGTGGCTTATTTATAAACTGGCAAGATCACTCAAATGAACTGTCACAATTTTACTTCGGTAACCCATGCCCATGGCTTTATTAGGGATTCTAATAAGCAGTGCAATTAGTATTTCTTTGGGATGAGGGCAACCCCATCCGAGTTGGTCGGTTAGTTTACTTGGTAATCACAAGTTCCAAAGTTCTTGGCTTTTTGTAGGAGCTGCCTATTGGCCTCGGTCAGTTTGATCAGGTCAGCTATGTGCAACCTAAACTTGTTTATCTCTTTGTGTCCTTTGCCAATCCTCAATGCGAGctttcaaaatatttgttaGAGATTATCTAGTACTTACGAGTTGTAATGATTACTTATGAGAAAGCTTTGCAAGGTTAGGAGAAATGTGCCATCCTAAAAGATAGCCTCCATGCCAGTACCTGAGTCTATGTTACTGGGATTATTTGCCATCCATTTAACTTGCTAAATATTTGACCAAGGTTATCATATGCTAATTTTGATTACTATTAGGCATTCTGTTATTGTAAGAGGTGCCCCTTATTATCtcataattaacataatatacagaattcaGTGTCAGAAAGAATGTAGATAGTGTTTAATTATTCAACTCTCTACACTGCTAATGTACTGAGCGCTCCAGCACATTATGGAGTCTACATTGAGCTTATTACATTGTGAAGTATGCCCATGAGTTGATTGAATGTTGCATTGTTTCCTTTTCCTACCCATATCATAGTTGGCTTTATTGGGTATTCTGAGAATAAACTTCCACCATTATCACTTTTTGACTATAAATAGAATATTTGGGTCGACATTAACTCAGTTTTGTTTAATTACAGTGtaaaatttcattattgttTCATCTAgtgcactttaaaaaaaaaatgatgattaTTACATTTCCATCATATTTTatgtgtaaaaaaaatatttccttaattTGTTTGGTTTTACATTTGTCTTTGTCATTTTTGTACAGCACTTGAActgtttcttttctttcatttgcCATCCAGGAAGGGTCTTTTGAGTGTAGCAGTCGTGACAACTGTAACTGCATTTTTAAGTGCCTTTTCCCCAAATTATATATCTTTGCTTGTCCTTCGTATGTTGGTCGGCACTGGCCTGGCCGGTGGGCCTGTGTACTCCTCTTGGTTTCTTGAATTTGTACCTCCAGGAAACCGGGGGTTATGGATGGTTATCTTCTCAACTTTCTGGACAGTTGGAACAGTACTAGAGGCTTTGTTGGCATGGGTATGCCCCTTGACCCTTGTGCATTTGACAGTATGCTTCCATGATTTTTGTATTTCTTCAGCAACAATTTAAATAGTTCAGAGCATCCATATTTCATGGTCATTATATTCTTGCTTTCTCTGTTTATTTCCAGTCTGCATAAGTAGGCTACAAATTTAAGCCACAAATTGGGAGGAATCTGGTGTCTTCACTTGCTTCAGAAACCATATTCTTTTACACAAATTAAGTGTAATACACTGCACAACGTTTTGATTAATTCAATTATTCATTtgctttaaaataaaatggaatccATGGTTTTGATGTGTGCACTTAGCTGAATTCTCTTGTTTATTACTTTCATGCCCTAGTTAACAAACTTTATGCTTATTGCTTTATTCATTGTGTAGATCATTATGCCAAAATTGGGTTGGAGGTGGTTGCTTGGTCTATCATCAGTACCATGTTTCGCGACGCTTGCCTTTTATGGTTGGACAATAGAATCTCCTAGGTATTTATGTACAAAAGGCAGAGTAAAAGATGCTTATAATGTCTTGAAGAAAGTAGCTGCAGTCAATCAGACAGAACTTCCCTTCGGAATGCTTGTTTGTGACAACGTGCCTGAGGCCAATGAAGAATTACTTTCCAGGCATAGAAACAAATTTGCTAATTACAAAGCGGCCTTTTCTTCTCTATTTCCTCTATTTTCATCTAGATTAATAAGAACTACCCTTCTTGTTTGGGTAGTTTATTTTGGAAATTCATTTTTGTATTATGGCGTTATATTGTTGACTTCAGAGCTTAGCAGTGGCGAAGCTAGATGCATATCAACTACTCCAAACTTGAACGATGACTATAGCCTTTACAGAGATACCTTCATAACCAGTCTAGCAGGTTCCCCCGATTTGTTTCACCTTCGTCTATTCCTTCTCGGATTTAATGCCGATACAATCTTTGTCGCTTATTTTGTTCATTTCCCCCTTGCAGAGCTTCCTGGTCTTGTTTTATCAGCTGTCCTAGTGGACAAAGCTGGTCGTAAAATGTCATTGGTGCTTATGTATGGAGCAGGCTTCCTATTTCTCTTGCCACTCGTTATCCATGAGCACGAGTTtctaactacagttttattatTCGGAGCTCGTATGTGCTTTATTGGAACATTCACTGTCGCTGGCATCTATTGCCCCGAGGTAAGGCGCAAATCCCTTGCCATCTCAAGGAAATTCGATTCTTTCTTCCTTCGATCTTTCCCGATACCTCCAGAGTTCATTTTGTATGCATTCAGCTTTCTGGAATCGACACAATTTTGCAGTTAAAAAAATGCAAGAACGTCatgcttttattttctttcgTGCAGATTTATCCAACCTCTGTAAGAACAACCGGGGTTGGAGTTGCGAGCGCTGTTGGGCGCATCGCGGGCATGATCTGCCCGGTTGTCGCGGTGCAATTCATCAGTGGCTGTGAAATGACTGCTGCAATACTTCTATTCGAGGCTGTGGCAATTGTTTCGGGAGTAGGAGCTTTGCTTTTCCCACTGGAAACCAAGGGCCGGAAGCTAACTGATATTGTTTCTTCATGAAAGTTTTCTATGGAATTTACAGGGCTGTATGTTGTTTCACTGAGATGTATGTGCTATAGTGCTGTATATAGACGTGATTGATCCCAGTGTATATGTTTCTGCACTAATGAGGGACGTTTTGAGGAGAAACAAGGGGTGCTCAATTAACGgttaattattttgaaagaaaaaagtGTCAGGGAGCTCAATGACATCTCTGTGGTTCTTCTAAATagaaggtcacaggtttgaaTCTTAGTGGAGgcattaatacatatatactacattgtaatagatgCCTGTAAAGGCAGCTCAAGTGATAAGAGAGTTACACTGCAGCCGAGAACCTGGAAGGTAGTTGTAACCTTTAGAATAAGGCAATCACGATTAAACATTGTCATTGCCAGACAAATAATGATGTCTGCCGGTCTTAAACACTTTCGATCAAATATGAAATTGTCTTCGACCGAGAGGAGAGTAGCAAAGAGAGAGGTGAGAACTGAGACTGAGACGGTTGGTTGTGGTGGCGCAGAGAGAGTGGCGAGGATGATAtgtacaagtatatatatacatgaatatcaatattgtattaaaaaagaaGTACAAAGGTAATGAGGTTATCGTTTTGACTAAAAAAGATAGTCAAAATTGTAATCCCATTTATGTGTTCCACGAAAACATCCAAAATTGTAATCCTTTCACATTTCAAGAAAGCtcccaaaataaaatgttgttgCATACCTTTCACATTTCAAGAAAGCTcccaaaataatatttctatagGAATTCTATTACATGTACTCCCAACATCATTTTTATTCCATGATGTGACAACCAAGTATATGATATTTTCATCATATGAGTCACAAGAAAAGTGTCTACAttcaaaattagaaaaatgtgcaaataagcca
Coding sequences within it:
- the LOC116032883 gene encoding organic cation/carnitine transporter 7-like gives rise to the protein MNDAEEVSQLDYSQDVGDNGAYYTVDEALSAAGFGKFQFLVLAYAGLGAVVDAMEVMILSFIGPSVKSVWGLSSAQESLITTVVFAGMLVGAYFWGIVADNCGRRKGLLSVAVVTTVTAFLSAFSPNYISLLVLRMLVGTGLAGGPVYSSWFLEFVPPGNRGLWMVIFSTFWTVGTVLEALLAWIIMPKLGWRWLLGLSSVPCFATLAFYGWTIESPRYLCTKGRVKDAYNVLKKVAAVNQTELPFGMLVCDNVPEANEELLSRHRNKFANYKAAFSSLFPLFSSRLIRTTLLVWVVYFGNSFLYYGVILLTSELSSGEARCISTTPNLNDDYSLYRDTFITSLAELPGLVLSAVLVDKAGRKMSLVLMYGAGFLFLLPLVIHEHEFLTTVLLFGARMCFIGTFTVAGIYCPEIYPTSVRTTGVGVASAVGRIAGMICPVVAVQFISGCEMTAAILLFEAVAIVSGVGALLFPLETKGRKLTDIVSS